Proteins encoded by one window of Pseudomonas coleopterorum:
- a CDS encoding CHAD domain-containing protein produces MAFVDTYVKEIIALEVALFHARARLEGAADAEALHDLRIAVRRIRSLLIPVRAEPAMGPLLAAAKAVGQLTTPTRDLEVMAQELEKRGMDGAAASRRARLELEHQLIAEHATLQALFTALDGWPAAFRASEPGLDSRHFEKGVMKTLNKHVDKLRRALKDAQFDRHELRILVKRTRYLTQAFADLSPLSSKAEKSLKAVQSALGSWHDHHQWCLKAKVEADLQPLAQVWAKDSAAELERAEAELDTLARLLPKRSKR; encoded by the coding sequence ATGGCATTCGTCGACACTTATGTGAAAGAGATCATCGCGCTGGAGGTGGCGCTCTTTCATGCGCGGGCTCGTCTGGAAGGCGCGGCGGATGCCGAAGCATTGCACGACCTGCGTATCGCCGTGCGGCGCATCCGCAGCCTGCTGATCCCGGTGCGAGCGGAACCGGCCATGGGCCCGCTGCTGGCGGCGGCCAAGGCCGTGGGGCAACTCACGACCCCTACCCGCGATCTGGAAGTGATGGCCCAGGAACTGGAAAAGCGTGGCATGGACGGTGCCGCTGCCAGCCGCCGGGCACGCCTGGAGCTGGAGCACCAGCTGATCGCCGAGCATGCCACCCTGCAGGCCTTGTTCACGGCGCTCGACGGATGGCCCGCCGCGTTTCGCGCCAGTGAGCCGGGTCTGGATTCCAGACACTTCGAAAAGGGGGTGATGAAGACCCTGAACAAGCACGTCGACAAGCTGCGCCGTGCCCTCAAGGATGCCCAGTTCGATCGGCACGAACTGCGCATCCTGGTCAAACGCACGCGCTACCTGACCCAAGCCTTCGCCGACCTTTCTCCGCTGTCATCCAAGGCGGAAAAATCGCTCAAGGCCGTGCAGTCGGCGCTGGGCTCGTGGCATGACCACCATCAGTGGTGCCTCAAGGCCAAGGTCGAAGCCGATCTGCAACCGCTGGCGCAGGTCTGGGCCAAAGACTCGGCCGCCGAACTCGAGCGAGCCGAGGCCGAGCTCGACACCCTGGCGCGTCTGCTGCCCAAGCGCAGCAAGCGCTGA
- a CDS encoding MFS transporter yields the protein MTTRSKLPPTVYLLGLTIFSLVTAEFMVAGMMPALAAAFSVSLAQVGNLIALYALGMALGGPPVTVLLLSRGISNQRALVGLLAVYVLAGALAAAAPTYTVLALARIVMGVSSAACIGLCMTLCAGLVSLQDRGRAISVVLAGLMLSPVAGVPATAWVEHHYGWRASAWLVVALASLCTVLVATRLPRAEAGDEPSLGRQWISLKNRSLWGAYITSGLIIGATFAAFSYCTPILIEEVGVAPAQVAPLLALYGVANVLGNMVVGRIADRHTFAALGWGLALLVLALGGFALAGQVFWLNLGCFLTVGLTGVALNPAMVARVMKAAEPGALVNTLHTSVITAGLALGSWAGGAVIDAGLGLRAPLWLGAGMALLGLLSLLRPWYNATAPAAAAR from the coding sequence ATGACCACCCGTTCCAAGCTTCCGCCGACCGTCTACCTGTTGGGGTTGACGATTTTCTCGCTGGTGACCGCCGAGTTCATGGTAGCCGGGATGATGCCCGCGCTGGCCGCCGCGTTCTCCGTGAGCCTGGCCCAGGTCGGCAACCTGATTGCCCTGTATGCGCTGGGCATGGCCCTGGGCGGGCCACCGGTCACGGTGCTGCTGCTGTCGCGCGGGATCAGCAATCAACGGGCGCTGGTCGGTCTGCTGGCGGTGTACGTGCTGGCCGGGGCGCTGGCCGCCGCCGCGCCCACCTACACGGTACTGGCCTTGGCACGCATCGTCATGGGCGTGTCCAGCGCCGCCTGCATCGGCCTGTGCATGACCCTGTGCGCCGGGCTGGTCAGCCTGCAGGACCGCGGCCGGGCCATTTCGGTGGTGCTGGCCGGGCTGATGCTGTCGCCCGTGGCCGGCGTGCCGGCGACCGCCTGGGTCGAACATCACTATGGCTGGCGGGCCAGTGCCTGGTTGGTGGTGGCGCTGGCCTCGCTGTGCACGGTGCTGGTCGCCACGCGCCTGCCGCGCGCCGAGGCCGGCGACGAGCCGTCGCTGGGCAGACAGTGGATCAGCCTGAAGAACCGCAGCCTGTGGGGTGCCTACATCACCAGCGGCCTGATCATCGGCGCGACCTTCGCTGCGTTCAGTTATTGCACGCCGATCCTGATCGAGGAAGTCGGCGTGGCTCCTGCCCAGGTGGCGCCGTTGCTGGCGTTGTACGGCGTGGCCAACGTGCTGGGCAACATGGTGGTGGGCCGGATCGCCGATCGGCATACCTTCGCCGCCCTGGGTTGGGGCCTGGCCTTGCTGGTGCTGGCGCTGGGCGGATTCGCCCTCGCCGGTCAGGTGTTCTGGCTGAACCTAGGCTGCTTCCTCACCGTTGGCCTGACCGGGGTCGCGCTGAACCCGGCCATGGTCGCGCGGGTGATGAAGGCCGCCGAGCCCGGCGCACTGGTCAACACCCTGCACACCTCGGTGATCACCGCCGGGCTGGCCCTAGGCAGTTGGGCCGGTGGTGCAGTGATCGATGCCGGTCTGGGGCTGCGCGCCCCGTTGTGGCTGGGCGCCGGCATGGCGCTGCTGGGCCTGCTCAGTCTGCTGCGGCCCTGGTACAACGCCACCGCGCCCGCCGCCGCAGCACGCTGA
- a CDS encoding aminotransferase class V-fold PLP-dependent enzyme: protein MPRVTQSPAELAMDETFWTDVAARYPRDDGPINLDGGYFGRMSEGVVSAYEDAIRHVNRSNSVHVRQHFDKHEADAIRQQLADLMGVPAGELTFARSASEALYSLIRNYTRLQPGDQVLISDLDYGSVQGAFDWLQQARGVELVRLVHEHPASYEALLQTYRQAFATHPRLKLMALTHVTHRTGLVMPIKAIAAQARAHGIDVILDGAHSLGQMEVDLHDLGIELAGFNLQKWIGAPLSLGVIHVRRERLADFSPDMGNPSYPADDIRCLSPYGTPNVPALMSLPTVFAEHQALGGWPVKGARLRYLRDLWLTPARKLPGIEVLTPEDPRLSCCIASFRFRDVQDQQGKIDQLLAQFNIFTVARDGSACGPCIRVTPGINTTPADMHALVDALTVMSR from the coding sequence ATGCCCCGCGTAACGCAAAGCCCTGCCGAATTGGCCATGGATGAAACCTTCTGGACGGACGTTGCTGCACGCTACCCACGCGACGACGGGCCGATCAACCTCGACGGCGGTTATTTCGGTCGCATGAGCGAAGGCGTGGTGAGCGCCTATGAAGACGCGATCCGCCATGTCAATCGCAGCAACTCGGTGCACGTGCGCCAGCACTTCGACAAGCATGAGGCCGACGCCATCCGCCAGCAGCTTGCCGACCTGATGGGCGTGCCCGCAGGTGAGCTGACCTTCGCCCGCAGCGCATCCGAGGCCCTGTATTCGCTGATCCGCAACTACACGCGTCTGCAGCCGGGCGATCAGGTGTTGATCAGCGACCTGGACTACGGCTCGGTGCAGGGTGCCTTCGACTGGCTGCAACAGGCCCGCGGTGTCGAGCTGGTACGTCTGGTCCACGAGCACCCCGCCAGCTACGAGGCTTTGCTCCAGACCTACCGCCAGGCCTTCGCCACCCATCCGCGGCTCAAGCTCATGGCGTTGACCCACGTCACCCACCGTACCGGGCTGGTCATGCCGATCAAGGCCATTGCCGCCCAGGCCCGTGCCCACGGCATCGACGTGATTCTGGACGGTGCCCATTCGCTCGGTCAGATGGAGGTCGATCTGCACGACCTGGGCATCGAGCTGGCGGGCTTCAACCTGCAGAAATGGATTGGCGCGCCGCTCAGCCTGGGGGTCATTCACGTTCGCCGCGAGCGCCTCGCCGATTTCTCGCCGGACATGGGCAACCCCAGCTATCCAGCCGACGACATCCGCTGCCTGAGCCCCTACGGCACCCCCAACGTCCCCGCGTTGATGAGCCTGCCCACAGTGTTTGCCGAACACCAGGCGTTGGGCGGCTGGCCAGTGAAGGGCGCGCGCCTGCGTTACCTGCGTGACCTGTGGCTGACGCCTGCGCGAAAGCTGCCGGGCATCGAAGTGCTCACGCCCGAAGACCCGCGCCTGTCCTGCTGCATCGCCTCGTTCCGTTTCCGCGACGTGCAGGACCAGCAGGGCAAGATCGACCAGCTCCTCGCCCAATTCAATATTTTTACCGTTGCTCGCGACGGCTCCGCCTGCGGGCCCTGCATTCGGGTGACGCCGGGGATCAACACGACGCCCGCCGACATGCACGCCCTGGTCGATGCCTTGACGGTGATGAGTCGCTGA
- a CDS encoding BCCT family transporter, with translation MTVKSDPVEASTLNPPVFWISAILLLLLVLFASLMPQQAQTLFAHVQDWIFTNVSWFYILAVAVILGTVVFLGVSRYGDIKLGPDHSTPDYSSMTWFAMLFSAGMGIGLMFFGVAEPVMHFLNPPYGEGDTVAAAGEAMRITFFHWGLHAWAIYAIVALILAYFSFRHGLPLTLRSALYPLIGERIYGPIGHAVDIFAIIGTVLGVATSLGFGVAQINTGLNALFGIPVSIPIQIALIIGTTALATLSVVSGLDKGIRRLSELNLGLAVLLMAMVMILGPTVLILQTFVQNTGGYLSEIVSRTLNLNAYQPTDWIGGWTLFYWGWWLAWSPFVGLFIARISRGRTIREFVTGVLLVPTAFTLLWMTVFGNTAIHMILEQGMTDLGMAVDKDTSLALFAFLQHFPFSGVISALAIIMVVVFFVTSADSGAMVVDMLASGGSENTPVRQRIFWASSMGLVAIALLLADGLKALQTATIASALPFTLALLLSMRGLLKALKLDATKRGLRHQALAISPNTPRAGGNWQRRLRTLAMFPRRAHVVRFIEEVARPACLSVAEEWRLQGYDCTVEDGEEGGVRLSVGPADDAFIYEIRPHAYATPSFVMSGPTGEERKYFRAEVHLREGGQDHDVMGWSRDEVIGDILDHYERHMHFLHLVG, from the coding sequence ATGACTGTGAAGTCAGACCCCGTCGAGGCCTCGACACTCAATCCGCCGGTCTTCTGGATATCGGCCATCCTGCTGCTCTTGCTGGTGCTGTTCGCCAGCCTGATGCCCCAACAGGCGCAAACCCTGTTCGCCCATGTGCAGGATTGGATCTTCACCAACGTCAGCTGGTTCTACATTCTCGCCGTGGCGGTGATCCTGGGCACCGTGGTGTTCCTGGGCGTCAGCCGCTACGGTGACATCAAGCTGGGCCCGGACCACAGCACGCCCGACTACAGCAGCATGACCTGGTTTGCCATGCTGTTCTCGGCGGGCATGGGCATCGGTCTGATGTTCTTCGGCGTCGCCGAGCCGGTCATGCATTTCCTCAATCCGCCCTACGGCGAGGGCGACACCGTTGCCGCTGCGGGTGAGGCGATGCGCATCACCTTCTTCCATTGGGGCCTGCACGCCTGGGCCATCTACGCCATCGTCGCCTTGATCCTGGCCTATTTCAGCTTCCGCCACGGCCTGCCGCTGACCCTGCGTTCGGCCCTCTATCCGCTGATCGGCGAGCGCATCTACGGCCCCATCGGGCATGCCGTAGACATTTTCGCCATCATCGGCACGGTACTTGGGGTGGCCACTTCGCTGGGCTTCGGTGTGGCGCAGATCAACACCGGCCTCAACGCGCTGTTCGGCATTCCGGTATCGATCCCGATCCAGATCGCCCTGATCATCGGCACCACCGCGTTGGCCACGCTGTCGGTGGTGTCCGGGCTGGACAAGGGCATCCGCCGGCTGTCCGAGCTCAACCTGGGCCTGGCGGTGCTGCTCATGGCGATGGTCATGATCCTCGGCCCCACCGTGTTGATCCTGCAGACGTTCGTGCAGAACACCGGTGGCTACCTCAGCGAGATCGTCAGCCGCACCCTCAACCTCAACGCCTACCAGCCCACCGACTGGATCGGCGGCTGGACCCTGTTCTACTGGGGCTGGTGGCTGGCCTGGTCGCCGTTCGTGGGGCTGTTCATCGCGCGGATCTCGCGCGGCCGTACCATCCGCGAATTCGTCACCGGGGTGCTGCTGGTGCCCACCGCTTTCACCCTGCTGTGGATGACCGTGTTCGGCAATACCGCGATCCACATGATTCTCGAACAGGGCATGACCGACCTGGGCATGGCCGTGGACAAGGACACGTCGCTGGCGCTGTTCGCGTTTCTCCAGCACTTTCCGTTCTCTGGCGTGATCAGCGCCCTGGCGATCATCATGGTGGTGGTGTTCTTCGTTACCTCGGCCGACTCCGGCGCGATGGTGGTGGACATGCTCGCCTCCGGTGGGTCGGAAAATACCCCGGTGCGCCAGCGCATTTTCTGGGCCTCGAGCATGGGCCTGGTGGCCATCGCGCTATTGCTGGCCGACGGCCTCAAGGCGCTGCAAACGGCGACCATCGCCAGTGCGCTGCCATTCACCCTGGCGCTTTTGCTGAGCATGCGCGGCCTGCTCAAGGCGCTCAAGCTGGACGCCACCAAGCGTGGCCTGCGCCATCAGGCCCTGGCGATTTCCCCGAACACGCCACGGGCCGGCGGCAACTGGCAGCGTCGTCTGCGCACCCTGGCCATGTTCCCGCGACGTGCCCACGTGGTGCGCTTCATCGAGGAAGTGGCTCGTCCGGCCTGCCTCAGCGTCGCCGAGGAATGGCGCCTGCAGGGTTACGATTGCACGGTGGAAGACGGCGAGGAGGGCGGTGTGCGCCTGAGCGTGGGGCCCGCCGACGATGCCTTTATCTATGAAATCCGGCCCCATGCCTATGCCACCCCAAGCTTCGTCATGAGCGGACCGACCGGCGAGGAGCGCAAGTATTTCCGCGCCGAAGTGCACCTGCGCGAAGGGGGCCAGGACCACGATGTGATGGGCTGGTCGCGCGACGAGGTGATTGGCGACATCCTCGATCACTACGAGCGGCACATGCACTTCCTGCACCTGGTGGGCTGA
- a CDS encoding DNA-3-methyladenine glycosylase family protein, with amino-acid sequence MPSRHTDIELFYKPPFDWQRLLRFYGGRSSALVETVIDGVYLRTVEWQGDEGLLSVRQDASRDCLIARVDGPASVHLPALVPRLRRMFDLDLDPQQLHAALDGDPWLGRLLLQTPGLRVPGTWSTFELIVRTIVGQQVSVKAATTIAGRLAERAGRAVAHPQHAQVAWQFPTPAALADVNLERIGMPSKRVAALQNFAAVVANDQLQIEAFVDEHTRADLTPLRKGLLALPGIGPWTVEYVAMRAWRDRDAWPGSDLVIMQEITREHPELLKLGHQRLRSEDWRPWRAYAVMYIWNELMDRTDGQRGG; translated from the coding sequence ATGCCCTCACGCCATACCGACATCGAATTGTTCTACAAACCGCCCTTCGACTGGCAGCGTCTGCTCAGGTTTTACGGCGGTCGTTCCAGTGCATTGGTCGAGACGGTCATCGACGGCGTGTATCTACGCACCGTCGAATGGCAGGGCGATGAAGGCTTGCTCAGTGTCCGGCAGGACGCGAGCCGTGACTGCCTGATCGCGCGAGTCGATGGGCCGGCCAGCGTTCACCTGCCGGCCCTGGTGCCGCGTCTGCGGCGCATGTTCGATCTGGATCTGGACCCGCAGCAGTTGCATGCCGCGCTCGACGGCGATCCCTGGCTGGGCCGCCTGCTGCTGCAGACGCCGGGCTTGCGCGTGCCAGGCACCTGGTCGACCTTCGAACTCATCGTGCGCACCATCGTCGGCCAGCAGGTCAGCGTCAAAGCGGCGACAACCATTGCCGGGCGCCTGGCCGAGCGCGCCGGGCGGGCCGTGGCCCATCCCCAGCACGCACAGGTGGCGTGGCAGTTTCCGACCCCGGCTGCCCTGGCCGATGTCAACCTCGAGCGGATCGGCATGCCCAGCAAGCGGGTGGCGGCGCTGCAGAACTTTGCGGCGGTGGTGGCCAACGATCAGCTGCAGATCGAAGCCTTTGTCGATGAACACACCCGTGCCGACCTGACACCCCTGCGCAAGGGCCTGCTGGCGCTGCCGGGGATCGGCCCGTGGACGGTCGAATACGTGGCCATGCGGGCCTGGCGCGACCGCGACGCCTGGCCAGGCAGCGACCTGGTCATCATGCAGGAGATCACCCGTGAGCATCCGGAGCTGCTGAAACTGGGGCACCAACGGCTGCGCAGCGAAGACTGGCGGCCGTGGCGCGCCTACGCCGTCATGTACATCTGGAACGAGCTCATGGACCGCACCGACGGCCAGCGCGGTGGCTGA
- a CDS encoding amidase produces MIEVTEVSIAQLRAALESGQTTAVELVQAYLERIAAYDGADTATALNAVVVPNPSALAEAEAADARRASGQTLGPLDGIPYTAKDSYLVKGLTAASGSPAFAGLVAQRDAFTVERLRAAGAICLGKTNMPPMANGGMQRGVYGRAESPYNAEFLTAPFASGSSNGAGTATAASFAAFGLAEETWSSGRGPASNNGLCAYTPSRGIISVRGNWPLTPTMDVVVPFARTMADLLEILDVVVADDPDTRGDLWRLQPWVPIPKVASVRPASYVQLAGSPAALAGKRFGVPRMYINADPLAGTAEQPGIGGPTGQRIHTRASVIDLWQQARHALEAAGAEVVEVDFPLVSNCEGDRPGAPTVFNRGIVDPAFLHHELWDLTAWAFDDFLRANGDPALNRLVDVDGPLIFPHDPGTLPNREGDLAAGMDEYVKMAERGITPWDQIDTLADGLRALEHTRKIDLEDWMQALKLDAVVFPTVADVAPAKADVDPAAADIAWSNGVWVANGNLAIRHLGVPTVTVPMGLMADIGMPVGLTFAGRAYDDTQLLRLAAAFEATGQRRVIPPRTPPLQR; encoded by the coding sequence ATGATCGAAGTCACCGAGGTTTCCATCGCCCAACTGCGCGCGGCTCTGGAGAGTGGGCAGACCACGGCGGTCGAACTGGTCCAGGCCTACCTGGAGCGCATTGCGGCCTATGACGGCGCCGATACGGCCACCGCGCTGAACGCCGTGGTGGTGCCCAATCCCTCGGCCCTGGCTGAGGCCGAGGCGGCCGATGCACGGCGTGCGAGCGGCCAGACCCTGGGGCCGCTCGATGGCATTCCCTACACGGCCAAGGACAGCTACCTGGTCAAGGGCCTGACCGCGGCTTCCGGCAGTCCGGCCTTTGCCGGGCTGGTCGCCCAGCGCGATGCGTTCACCGTCGAGCGCCTGCGCGCTGCCGGAGCGATCTGCCTGGGCAAGACCAACATGCCGCCCATGGCCAACGGCGGCATGCAGCGCGGCGTCTACGGCCGTGCGGAAAGCCCGTACAACGCCGAGTTCCTCACCGCGCCGTTTGCTTCCGGCTCGTCCAATGGTGCGGGCACGGCGACCGCAGCCAGCTTCGCCGCGTTCGGCCTGGCCGAAGAAACCTGGTCGAGCGGACGCGGCCCGGCGTCCAACAACGGCCTGTGTGCCTACACGCCGTCGCGCGGGATCATCTCGGTGCGCGGCAACTGGCCGCTGACGCCGACCATGGACGTGGTCGTGCCGTTTGCGAGGACCATGGCCGATCTGCTGGAAATCCTCGATGTGGTGGTCGCCGACGACCCCGACACTCGTGGCGACCTGTGGCGCCTGCAACCCTGGGTGCCAATACCCAAGGTGGCCAGCGTGCGCCCGGCGTCCTATGTGCAACTGGCCGGGTCGCCTGCAGCGCTGGCGGGCAAGCGCTTCGGCGTGCCGCGGATGTACATCAATGCCGACCCGCTGGCCGGCACGGCCGAGCAGCCGGGCATAGGCGGCCCGACCGGGCAGCGCATTCACACCCGTGCTTCGGTGATCGACCTCTGGCAGCAGGCCCGCCATGCCCTTGAAGCGGCAGGTGCCGAGGTGGTCGAAGTGGACTTCCCGCTGGTCTCCAACTGCGAAGGCGATCGACCGGGTGCGCCGACCGTGTTCAACCGCGGCATCGTCGACCCGGCGTTCCTGCATCATGAATTGTGGGACCTGACCGCCTGGGCCTTCGACGACTTTCTGCGCGCCAACGGCGATCCGGCGCTGAATCGGCTGGTGGATGTCGACGGTCCGCTGATCTTCCCCCATGACCCCGGCACGCTGCCCAACCGCGAAGGCGACCTGGCCGCCGGCATGGACGAATACGTGAAGATGGCCGAGCGTGGTATCACCCCCTGGGACCAGATCGATACCCTGGCCGACGGTCTGCGCGCGTTGGAGCACACCCGCAAGATCGACCTGGAAGACTGGATGCAGGCCCTGAAGCTTGATGCGGTGGTGTTTCCCACCGTCGCCGACGTGGCTCCAGCCAAGGCTGATGTCGATCCGGCAGCAGCGGACATCGCCTGGAGCAATGGCGTGTGGGTGGCCAACGGCAATCTGGCGATTCGCCATCTGGGCGTGCCGACCGTCACCGTGCCCATGGGCCTGATGGCCGACATCGGCATGCCGGTGGGGCTGACCTTCGCCGGGCGCGCCTACGACGACACGCAGCTGTTGCGCCTGGCCGCGGCCTTCGAGGCCACCGGTCAGCGCCGGGTGATCCCGCCGCGCACGCCACCGCTGCAGCGCTGA
- a CDS encoding DUF2231 domain-containing protein, with protein sequence MTTTTQLAYRHRPGPLHAIFLAGTVPLFLGGLLSDIAYYQSYQIQWSNFAAWLIAGALVFCGLALLCALINLVRAEHKGGRPVVYFLLLLVTWVLGLVNAFEHAKDAWAVMPSGLILSVIVTALALIAAWVGLTNLRSGGVR encoded by the coding sequence GTGACCACTACTACCCAACTTGCCTATCGACACAGGCCAGGTCCGCTGCATGCGATCTTCCTGGCCGGTACCGTTCCGCTCTTTCTGGGCGGGCTGCTGAGCGATATCGCCTATTACCAGAGCTACCAGATCCAGTGGAGCAACTTCGCCGCCTGGCTGATCGCCGGTGCCTTGGTGTTCTGTGGCCTGGCGCTGCTGTGCGCCCTCATCAACCTGGTCCGCGCGGAACATAAGGGCGGTCGTCCAGTCGTGTACTTCCTGCTGTTGCTGGTGACGTGGGTACTGGGTCTGGTCAACGCCTTCGAACATGCCAAGGACGCCTGGGCAGTCATGCCTTCGGGGCTGATCCTGTCGGTGATCGTGACGGCACTGGCGCTGATCGCGGCCTGGGTCGGTTTGACCAATCTGCGTTCCGGAGGTGTTCGATGA
- a CDS encoding PQQ-dependent sugar dehydrogenase produces the protein MNYSGALTAISVALLLAGCGSEADSTQARGPDPKLPEAQRGLLPSMKIAEPVAWGDSKPTVPQGYTISAIATDLAIPRQTLVLPNGDILVAEGRGGSAAKLKPKDVIASYIKAKGNTQVKGGNRLTLLRDADGDGTYELKTVFAENLNAPYGLAYADGKLYVANQDALVRFDYTDGQTKASAAPTKLADLPSAINHHWTKSLAISDDGRYLYVGIGSNSNVTERGMEVEIDRAMVWQIDAQTGAHKPYATGIRNPTALTIQPGTGQLWAVVNERDELGPDLVPDYLSSVREGQFYGWPYSYWGQNVDPRAQPQNPEKVAAAVKPDYSLGSHVAALGVDFSIPAMGEKFAQGAFVGEHGSWNRDNPVGYKVIFVPFAGNKPAGEPIDFATGFRGDDGKTRGRPVGVTVDPRGALIIADDLANTVWRVTPSR, from the coding sequence ATGAACTATTCAGGCGCCTTGACGGCCATCAGCGTGGCCTTGTTGCTCGCCGGTTGCGGCAGCGAAGCCGACAGCACCCAGGCCCGCGGGCCCGATCCCAAATTGCCGGAAGCACAGCGCGGCCTGCTGCCGAGCATGAAGATCGCCGAGCCGGTGGCCTGGGGCGACAGCAAACCGACCGTGCCACAGGGCTATACCATCAGCGCGATTGCCACCGACCTGGCGATTCCGCGCCAGACCCTGGTCCTGCCCAACGGTGACATCCTGGTGGCCGAAGGTCGCGGCGGCAGCGCTGCCAAGCTCAAGCCCAAGGACGTGATCGCCAGCTACATCAAGGCCAAGGGCAATACCCAGGTCAAGGGCGGCAACCGCCTGACCCTGCTGCGTGACGCCGACGGCGATGGCACCTACGAGCTGAAGACCGTGTTCGCGGAAAACCTCAACGCGCCTTACGGCCTGGCCTATGCCGACGGCAAGTTGTACGTCGCCAACCAGGATGCCCTGGTGCGCTTCGACTACACCGACGGCCAGACCAAGGCCAGCGCGGCACCGACCAAGCTGGCCGACCTGCCCTCGGCGATCAACCACCACTGGACCAAGTCGCTGGCCATCAGCGACGACGGGCGCTACCTGTACGTGGGCATCGGCTCCAACAGCAACGTGACCGAACGGGGCATGGAAGTCGAGATCGACCGCGCCATGGTCTGGCAGATCGATGCCCAGACCGGCGCGCACAAGCCCTATGCAACGGGTATCCGCAACCCGACGGCACTGACCATCCAGCCGGGCACAGGCCAGCTGTGGGCCGTGGTCAACGAACGTGACGAGCTGGGTCCGGACCTGGTGCCGGACTACCTGAGTTCGGTCCGTGAAGGGCAGTTCTATGGCTGGCCGTACAGCTATTGGGGCCAGAACGTCGACCCCCGTGCGCAGCCACAGAATCCGGAAAAAGTCGCGGCGGCGGTCAAGCCCGATTACAGCCTTGGCTCGCACGTCGCCGCACTGGGTGTGGACTTCTCGATCCCGGCCATGGGCGAGAAGTTCGCCCAGGGCGCCTTCGTTGGCGAACACGGTAGCTGGAACCGCGACAACCCCGTGGGCTACAAGGTGATCTTCGTGCCGTTCGCCGGCAACAAACCTGCCGGCGAGCCCATCGATTTCGCCACGGGCTTCCGTGGTGACGATGGCAAGACCCGTGGCCGTCCGGTCGGTGTAACGGTCGATCCGCGCGGCGCGCTGATCATCGCCGATGACCTGGCCAACACCGTCTGGCGCGTCACGCCGAGCCGTTGA
- a CDS encoding RidA family protein, translated as MAHSDITFVPDPDPESISSDVAGFGGLLVTTQIPTRADGSLELGSITAQSECTLQALKVALEAAGSSLDRVLHLTIYLTDMADRPAFNEVYHRFFAKPWPVRAAVGITALAAPGMRVEVTAMAAKG; from the coding sequence ATGGCCCATTCAGACATCACCTTTGTGCCGGACCCTGACCCGGAGTCGATTTCCTCGGACGTCGCAGGCTTCGGCGGTCTGCTGGTGACCACCCAGATTCCAACCCGCGCCGACGGCAGCCTGGAACTGGGCAGCATCACCGCCCAGAGCGAATGCACGCTGCAGGCGCTCAAAGTGGCGCTGGAAGCGGCGGGCAGCTCGCTAGATCGCGTCCTGCACCTGACCATCTACCTGACCGACATGGCTGACCGCCCGGCCTTCAACGAGGTCTACCATCGCTTCTTCGCCAAGCCCTGGCCGGTGCGTGCCGCCGTGGGTATCACTGCGCTGGCCGCCCCCGGCATGCGTGTCGAAGTCACCGCCATGGCCGCCAAGGGCTGA